From Lycium ferocissimum isolate CSIRO_LF1 chromosome 12, AGI_CSIRO_Lferr_CH_V1, whole genome shotgun sequence, one genomic window encodes:
- the LOC132040651 gene encoding uncharacterized protein LOC132040651 isoform X1, producing MEPQNGATSTEDFLDESSLQELIQLLSDDVILVPSSNQQPYENHQIQYPYVQAPSDSFVLNQHGMYSSPGPMFNPAPELSFDIGQNLPPERHNVNSNRNIIPSTGNVRTRQRATYRRGRMPSLCQGSSSRSRREVIQREHETIGHQNDTYPARGHHPWNPRQTPIRNRLYEAENGLPVDPFLRAMQLNPNFNISRGNN from the exons ATGGAGCCACAAAATGGAGCCACGTCAACAGAGGATTTTTTGGATGAGAGTTCATTACAAGAACTAATCCAACTGCTATCAGATGATGTCATTCTTGTACCAAG tAGCAACCAACAACCATATGAAAATCATCAGATTCAATACCCATATGTTCAAGCCCCATCAGATTCATTTGTGTTGAATCAACATGGCATGTATTCTTCCCCAGG GCCTATGTTTAATCCTGCTCCAGAACTCTCGTTTGATATCGGCCAGAATTTACCTCCAGAG CGACACAATGTCAACTCTAATAGGAATATCATTCCTTCAACTGGAAATGTGAGAACTCGTCAGAGG GCTACTTACAGGAGAGGACGAATGCCTAGTTTATGCCAAGGATCGTCTTCACGTTCAAGA AGAGAGGTCATTCAAAGAGAACATGAGACAATTGGTCATCAAAATGATACCTACCCGGCGAGAGGTCATCATCCATGGAATCCACGGCAAAC ACCAATTCGTAACCGTCTATATGAGGCTGAGAATGGTCTACCGGTGGATCCTTTCTTACGTGCTATGCAGTTGAATCCAAACTTCA ACATTAGTAGAGGCAACAACTAA
- the LOC132040651 gene encoding uncharacterized protein LOC132040651 isoform X2 — translation MEPQNGATSTEDFLDESSLQELIQLLSDDVILVPSNQQPYENHQIQYPYVQAPSDSFVLNQHGMYSSPGPMFNPAPELSFDIGQNLPPERHNVNSNRNIIPSTGNVRTRQRATYRRGRMPSLCQGSSSRSRREVIQREHETIGHQNDTYPARGHHPWNPRQTPIRNRLYEAENGLPVDPFLRAMQLNPNFNISRGNN, via the exons ATGGAGCCACAAAATGGAGCCACGTCAACAGAGGATTTTTTGGATGAGAGTTCATTACAAGAACTAATCCAACTGCTATCAGATGATGTCATTCTTGTACCAAG CAACCAACAACCATATGAAAATCATCAGATTCAATACCCATATGTTCAAGCCCCATCAGATTCATTTGTGTTGAATCAACATGGCATGTATTCTTCCCCAGG GCCTATGTTTAATCCTGCTCCAGAACTCTCGTTTGATATCGGCCAGAATTTACCTCCAGAG CGACACAATGTCAACTCTAATAGGAATATCATTCCTTCAACTGGAAATGTGAGAACTCGTCAGAGG GCTACTTACAGGAGAGGACGAATGCCTAGTTTATGCCAAGGATCGTCTTCACGTTCAAGA AGAGAGGTCATTCAAAGAGAACATGAGACAATTGGTCATCAAAATGATACCTACCCGGCGAGAGGTCATCATCCATGGAATCCACGGCAAAC ACCAATTCGTAACCGTCTATATGAGGCTGAGAATGGTCTACCGGTGGATCCTTTCTTACGTGCTATGCAGTTGAATCCAAACTTCA ACATTAGTAGAGGCAACAACTAA